The Solanum stenotomum isolate F172 unplaced genomic scaffold, ASM1918654v1 scaffold22997, whole genome shotgun sequence genomic interval CTGGATGTAGGCACAACAAAATCATTGTCCACACGAGCAACACTGAAGTGGTCTCTTGTCCAGCAAAATAGAATAACTTGCACTCTTCAATCACTTCTGTTGTTGTCAATCCGAAATCTTTGCTTCCGtgttgttcaatttttttcatattggATTCAAGTAATATGCCTAATAAGTCATCTTTACTAGTCTCCCCTGCTTCCATTGCCCTCAATCTTTTGTCGATGATATGCCTAATTGTTGTTTGAACTTGCTTTTCTATTTCCAGCATTCTTTTGTTCCTTTTAGTAGGCAAAAACCTAACACAACAAATTTAAGTAATGAACATGTTATTTTCCATATTATGTAGAAATctaaaaagtaaattattataCCTCGATCCTGGTATATAAATTGAACGACTTATGCCCATTATATGCTCAGCTTGTTCTTGCTGAAGTTCAAATACTATTCTCCCTTCTTCATAGCTACTCCCAAATGCAGTTCGAGAAATAACTTCACTGGTCATTATTTGAAGGTGTGGCCATACATCGAGCTCGTATGATGTTTCCTTTGAATCAATATCCTCCCATTTGCTTATCATTTCACTACAACTCATATAAAATGCCGGCAACATATGCTGTacaaaaaaaacagaaaattgaATTTTCTGCTTTGTTTGGCCTAAACTCAATAGTCaatacaacaaaaaagaagtatATATAACCTTTAACTTCTCAACATGGAAAGCaagattgatgatttttctgtGTTTTGCCCATTTGTCTTCCTCAACCAACACAAGACCTTGAGCCAATAACTTGGCAAATG includes:
- the LOC125851146 gene encoding cytochrome P450 CYP72A219-like — its product is MWLGPYPTVSITKPEHVKEILTKNYVYQKQTHPNPFAKLLAQGLVLVEEDKWAKHRKIINLAFHVEKLKHMLPAFYMSCSEMISKWEDIDSKETSYELDVWPHLQIMTSEVISRTAFGSSYEEGRIVFELQQEQAEHIMGISRSIYIPGSRFLPTKRNKRMLEIEKQVQTTIRHIIDKRLRAMEAGETSKDDLLGILLESNMKKIEQHGSKDFGLTTTEVIEECKLFYFAGQETTSVLLVWTMILLCLHPEWQVRARDEVLQVFGNKKPDLEGLSRLKIVTMILYETLRLFPPLPVFSRMNKEEVKLGELHLPAGVILIIPAIFIHYDKEIWGEDAKEFKPERFSEGVSKATKGQVSFIPFGWGPRICIGQNFAMMEAKMAIAMILQKFSFELSPSYTHAPFAIITIHPQYGAPLLMRKL